In the genome of Capra hircus breed San Clemente chromosome 5, ASM170441v1, whole genome shotgun sequence, one region contains:
- the MPST gene encoding 3-mercaptopyruvate sulfurtransferase isoform X2: MAEPGSQEPATPVCSPSVAAAMASKQLFRALVSAQWVAEALRAPRAGQPLRLLDASWYLAKLGRDARREFEERHIPGAAFFDIDQCSDRTSPYDHMLPSAAHFSEYAGRLGVGAATHVVVYDASDQGLYAAPRVWWMFRVFGHRTVSLLDGGLRNWLRQGLPLSSGKSRLEPAEFHAVLDPAYIKTYEDIKENLESRRFQVVDARATGRFRGTEPEPRDGIEPGHIPGTINIPFTDFLTEDGLEKSPEEIRRLFQDKKVDLSLPLVATCGSGVTACHVALGAYICGKPDVPIYDGSWVEWYMRAQPEDIISEGRGKTH; encoded by the exons ATGGCCGAACCCGGAAGCCAGGAGCCCGCGACTCCG GTCTGCAGCCCCAGTGTCGCCGCCGCCATGGCCTCGAAGCAGCTCTTCCGCGCGCTCGTGTCAGCACAGTGGGTGGCTGAGGCACTCCGGGCCCCACGTGCCGGGCAGCCCCTGCGGCTGCTCGATGCCTCGTGGTACCTGGCCAAGCTGGGCCGCGACGCGCGCCGCGAGTTCGAGGAGCGCCACATCCCGGGCGCCGCCTTCTTTGACATCGACCAGTGCAGCGACCGTACGTCGCCCTATGACCACATGCTGCCCAGCGCGGCACACTTCTCAGAGTACGCGGGCCGCCTGGGCGTGGGTGCCGCCACCCACGTGGTGGTCTACGACGCCAGCGATCAGGGCCTCTACGCGGCGCCGCGCGTCTGGTGGATGTTCCGCGTCTTCGGCCACCGCACGGTATCTCTGCTCGACGGTGGCCTCCGCAACTGGCTGCGCCAGGGCCTCCCGCTGAGCTCAGGCAAGAGCCGTCTGGAGCCCGCCGAGTTCCACGCAGTGCTGGACCCCGCCTACATCAAGACATACGAGGACATCAAGGAGAATCTTGAATCCCGGCGCTTCCAGGTGGTGGATGCCCGTGCCACCGGCCGCTTCCGGGGCACGGAGCCTGAGCCCCGAGACG GCATCGAGCCCGGCCACATCCCTGGCACCATCAACATCCCATTCACAGACTTCCTGACTGAGGACGGGCTGGAGAAGAGCCCCGAGGAGATCCGCCGCCTCTTCCAGGACAAGAAGGTGGACCTGTCCCTGCCCCTGGTGGCCACGTGTGGTTCCGGTGTCACAGCCTGCCACGTGGCCCTGGGGGCCTACATCTGCGGCAAGCCGGATGTACCCATCTACGACGGCTCCTGGGTGGAGTGGTACATGCGCGCCCAACCTGAGGACATCATCTCCGAGGGCCGGGGGAAGACCCACTGA
- the MPST gene encoding 3-mercaptopyruvate sulfurtransferase isoform X1, with protein MASKQLFRALVSAQWVAEALRAPRAGQPLRLLDASWYLAKLGRDARREFEERHIPGAAFFDIDQCSDRTSPYDHMLPSAAHFSEYAGRLGVGAATHVVVYDASDQGLYAAPRVWWMFRVFGHRTVSLLDGGLRNWLRQGLPLSSGKSRLEPAEFHAVLDPAYIKTYEDIKENLESRRFQVVDARATGRFRGTEPEPRDGIEPGHIPGTINIPFTDFLTEDGLEKSPEEIRRLFQDKKVDLSLPLVATCGSGVTACHVALGAYICGKPDVPIYDGSWVEWYMRAQPEDIISEGRGKTH; from the exons ATGGCCTCGAAGCAGCTCTTCCGCGCGCTCGTGTCAGCACAGTGGGTGGCTGAGGCACTCCGGGCCCCACGTGCCGGGCAGCCCCTGCGGCTGCTCGATGCCTCGTGGTACCTGGCCAAGCTGGGCCGCGACGCGCGCCGCGAGTTCGAGGAGCGCCACATCCCGGGCGCCGCCTTCTTTGACATCGACCAGTGCAGCGACCGTACGTCGCCCTATGACCACATGCTGCCCAGCGCGGCACACTTCTCAGAGTACGCGGGCCGCCTGGGCGTGGGTGCCGCCACCCACGTGGTGGTCTACGACGCCAGCGATCAGGGCCTCTACGCGGCGCCGCGCGTCTGGTGGATGTTCCGCGTCTTCGGCCACCGCACGGTATCTCTGCTCGACGGTGGCCTCCGCAACTGGCTGCGCCAGGGCCTCCCGCTGAGCTCAGGCAAGAGCCGTCTGGAGCCCGCCGAGTTCCACGCAGTGCTGGACCCCGCCTACATCAAGACATACGAGGACATCAAGGAGAATCTTGAATCCCGGCGCTTCCAGGTGGTGGATGCCCGTGCCACCGGCCGCTTCCGGGGCACGGAGCCTGAGCCCCGAGACG GCATCGAGCCCGGCCACATCCCTGGCACCATCAACATCCCATTCACAGACTTCCTGACTGAGGACGGGCTGGAGAAGAGCCCCGAGGAGATCCGCCGCCTCTTCCAGGACAAGAAGGTGGACCTGTCCCTGCCCCTGGTGGCCACGTGTGGTTCCGGTGTCACAGCCTGCCACGTGGCCCTGGGGGCCTACATCTGCGGCAAGCCGGATGTACCCATCTACGACGGCTCCTGGGTGGAGTGGTACATGCGCGCCCAACCTGAGGACATCATCTCCGAGGGCCGGGGGAAGACCCACTGA